AATTATCATTTTAAAAAGCAATGTAGAGCGTAATTACGGGAAAGAAGCCCAGCGCTCGAATATTACTGCCGCAAAGGCAATCGCGGGAGCCGTACGGACTACGCTTGGTCCGCGAGGCATGGACAAGATGCTCGTCGGGTCAACCGGTGATATCGTGATCACGAACGATGGTGCCACGATCCTGCAGGAGATCTCCGTTCAGCACCCGGGCGCAAAGATGGTGATCGAGGTCGCAAAGACGCAGGACGATGAAGTAGGCGACGGGACAACGACTGCCGTTATCCTTGTGGGAGCGTTCATGGAACAGGCAGAAACCCTCCTTGATCAGGGTATTCACCCGACCGTTATTGCACAAGGATACCGGCTTGGCATGGAGAAGGCGATCGAGATCGTTGACGGGCTCTCGCTGAAAGTGGACCCGGCAGATAAGAAGATACTTGCAAAAATCTGCGATACCGCAATTACCGGGAAGTCCATCGAAGCAGTCAAGGGAAAACTCGACGGGATTATTGTCGACGCCGTTGCCGCAGTCGTCCAGAAGGTCAACGGGAAGATCACCATTGACGAGGACGATGTGATGGTGAAGAAGCAGCGCGGGCAGGCAATGGACGATGCTGAGCTGATCCACGGTGTTGTGATCGATAAAAAACGAGTTCATGAGGGTATGCCAAAGAAAGTGACCAAGGCAAAAGTCGCTCTCATCGCAACCCCGCTCGAGATCACCAAGACACAGGTGAAGGCAAAGATCAAGATCTCGACTGCACAGCAGATCGCAGCGTTCTCCGTGCAGGAAGGCGAGGCATTGAAGAAACTGGCGGATTATGTCATTGACAGCGGTGCAAATGTACTCCTTTGTCAGAAAGGTCTTTCGGATCCAGTACAATTCCACCTTGCAAAAGCCGGCGTGCTTGCCATTGAAGACGTACCGGAAAGTGACATGAAGTATGCTGCACAGGCACTGAATGGAACTGTCGTCAACAAGCCTGAAGACTTGTCCGCAAAAGATCTTGGAACCGCCGAGACTGTTGAGGAAGACAACAATGTCGATATCATCAGGTTCAGCGGCTGCAAAAACCCCAAGGCAATCACAATCCTTTTGCGAGGTTCGAGCGATTATCTCCTCGATGAGCTTGAGCGTGCGGTAAACGAT
Above is a genomic segment from Methanoregula sp. containing:
- the thsA gene encoding thermosome subunit alpha, whose protein sequence is MLAGQPIIILKSNVERNYGKEAQRSNITAAKAIAGAVRTTLGPRGMDKMLVGSTGDIVITNDGATILQEISVQHPGAKMVIEVAKTQDDEVGDGTTTAVILVGAFMEQAETLLDQGIHPTVIAQGYRLGMEKAIEIVDGLSLKVDPADKKILAKICDTAITGKSIEAVKGKLDGIIVDAVAAVVQKVNGKITIDEDDVMVKKQRGQAMDDAELIHGVVIDKKRVHEGMPKKVTKAKVALIATPLEITKTQVKAKIKISTAQQIAAFSVQEGEALKKLADYVIDSGANVLLCQKGLSDPVQFHLAKAGVLAIEDVPESDMKYAAQALNGTVVNKPEDLSAKDLGTAETVEEDNNVDIIRFSGCKNPKAITILLRGSSDYLLDELERAVNDGKRVVMDAMEDGTFVVGGSAVEIELLMKIKDYAASVGGRVQLALEAYAAAFESIPRTLAENSGYNPIDKLVDLKTAHAKGKKNAGLNVYTGDIIDMHAEGVFEPLRSKRQAIQSASETAAMLVRVDDMMITQQKMPAGMPGAPMG